One window of Cydia fagiglandana chromosome 19, ilCydFagi1.1, whole genome shotgun sequence genomic DNA carries:
- the LOC134674057 gene encoding zinc finger protein 84-like has protein sequence MDTWSSLCRCCLSPESEVSLFDNEKNVKEKFLEITTIEVNTDDGLPQKLCGQCYETLSSAYQFRKQCIRMESELKLQLEALITQAEQESQAIDEAEGNEQDQDDIANNPEKQLEDIIKKEPTDSDDDYYYVLVIDDPKDKDQNESEETAIANIKQELMDHAEEVTVEDKNEDSINEQQFEMNHFLMSDTKVPTNVPATILENEEESQENEHVQFENAVEEENQDETQDEHDFTMIDADVEDSQDNVTDLVDAITGEIGGGLTKNIGKNSFIKIIAASGSDGTILLKDNVAYLTEAQLDGTEDGEAMSQEEEVIFCEGDDSSQFQILKCEGSELVIEYADDGQIATVLQQEDGSFLCDCGEQFEDLADYEKHQYTHTATEEHICSLCGKGFESAEILTGHTLLHNITGLLIMCPFCKQLIRRNALTQHIKYGHNNIKPRCNVCLKTFANPNNLKRHMMIHSGIRQFECDICFKRFHQKITMQTHRLTHINPFSCNECEETFPSKSELATHKESNECTKSKVRKVRDELMKTAKHEITTNLGKLLGYACALCKKMFSVESALEQHIDSVHLVDPNELLCSECGEVLTSKKDMQSHILTHKTIKLKNSKRFECGICGKSCASQAMLVMHERVHTNERPFPCHLCSLRFKTKTHLRTHQLTHTREKKFGCSVCMKFFALKGNLVVHLRTHTGERPYICTLCGEAFIDSKYLKKHKLKKHAIQNVPWNKY, from the exons ATGGATACGTGGTCTAGTTTGTGCCGTTGCTGCCTGTCGCCCGAATCTGAAGTGTCACTTTTCGATAATGAGAAAAATGTGAAAGAGAAATTTTTGGAAATCACTACAATCGAG GTGAACACGGATGATGGGCTGCCGCAGAAGCTGTGCGGCCAGTGCTACGAGACCCTCAGCTCTGCCTACCAGTTCCGGAAGCAATGTATCAGGATGGAGTCTGAACTCAAATTACAACTAGAAGCCCTAATAACTCAGGCTGAGCAAGAAAGCCAAGCAATAGACGAGGCAGAAGGTAACGAACAGGACCAAGATGATATAGCTAACAACCCTGAAAAACAACTAGAGGATATCATCAAAAAGGAACCTACTGACAGTGATGATGACTATTACTACGTACTTGTCATTGATGATCCTAAAGATAAAGATCAAAATGAAAGCGAAGAGACTGCTATCGCTAACATCAAACAAGAGCTCATGGACCATGCAGAGGAGGTGACCGTTGAAGATAAAAATGAGGACAGCATAAACGAGCAGCAGTTTGAAATGAACCACTTTCTCATGTCAGACACCAAAGTCCCTACCAATGTGCCGGCTACCATACTTGAAAATGAGGAAGAAAGTCAAGAAAACGAACATGTTCAATTTGAAAATGCTGTAGAAGAGGAAAACCAGGATGAAACACAGGATGAACATGATTTCACCATGATTGATGCAGATGTCGAAGACTCCCAAGACAATGTCACAGACTTAGTAGATGCTATCACAGGGGAAATTGGCGGAGGTCTAACCAAAAATATTGGTAAGAACAGCTTCATTAAAATTATTGCCGCCAGCGGTAGTGACGGGACCATCTTACTCAAAGATAATGTGGCATACTTAACCGAAGCCCAGTTGGACGGAACTGAAGACGGTGAAGCCATGTCCCAAGAGGAGGAGGTGATTTTCTGTGAAGGAGATGATTCATCACAATTCCAAATACTGAAGTGTGAGGGCTCTGAGCTAGTTATAGAATATGCTGATGATGGCCAGATAGCTACTGTCTTGCAGCAAGAGGATGGCAGCTTCCTCTGTGACTGCGGAGAGCAATTTGAAGATTTAGCAGACTATGAGAAGCATCAGTACACCCACACTGCCACTGAAGAGCATATCTGCAGCCTCTGTGGCAAAGGTTTTGAGTCTGCTGAGATACTAACCGGTCACACTTTGCTCCACAATATCACAGGGCTACTTATCATGTGCCCCTTCTGCAAGCAACTCATCAGAAGAAATGCTTTGACCCAGCATATAAAATATGGACACAATAACATCAAACCACGCTGCAATGTTTGCTTAAAAACATTCGCCAATCCCAACAACTTAAAACGGCACATGATGATCCATAGTGGTATAAGGCAATTTGAATGTGATATTTGCTTCAAAAGGTTCCATCAAAAAATAACCATGCAGACTCACAGACTGACCCATATTAATCCATTTTCATGCAATGAATGTGAAGAAACCTTCCCCAGCAAATCAGAGCTGGCAACTCACAAAGAATCTAATGAATGCACAAAATCCAAAGTGAGAAAAGTCAGAGACGAACTGATGAAAACAGCAAAACATGAGATAACTACTAATCTGGGCAAACTTCTAGGTTACGCTTGTGCCTTGTGTAAGAAGATGTTCTCTGTAGAGTCCGCCTTAGAGCAACATATTGATAGTGTCCATTTGGTAGACCCAAATGAGCTGTTGTGTTCAGAGTGTGGTGAAGTCCTAACATCTAAGAAAGATATGCAGAGCCACATATTGactcataaaactataaagctTAAGAATTCGAAGAGATTCGAGTGTGGAATCTGTGGAAAGAGCTGTGCTAGTCAAGCTATGTTGGTGATGCATGAGAGAGTGCATACAAATGAACGACCATTCCCCTGCCACCTCTGTTCGCTCCGATTCAAAACCAAAACCCACTTGAGAACACATCAACTCACTCATACTAGAGAGAAGAAGTTTGGTTGTTCTGTGTGTATGAAATTCTTCGCACTCAAAGGAAATTTAGTAGTCCATCTCAGAACACATACTGGAGAACGGCCTTACATTTGCACCTTGTGCGGGGAAGCCTTTATTGATTCCAAATATTTGAAGAAGCATAAGTTAAAGAAGCATGCAATACAAAATGTTCCTTGGAACAAGTACTGA